In Thermococcus sp. M39, the following proteins share a genomic window:
- a CDS encoding Lrp/AsnC ligand binding domain-containing protein has translation MVVAFILIVTKPGCRDEVYGKLKDNPVVREVYEVYGGYDVIVRIEVEDIKELDDFRNSVLRKIGKEVEMTETVIVRGGVNG, from the coding sequence GTGGTTGTAGCATTTATTTTGATTGTTACGAAGCCTGGGTGCAGGGATGAAGTTTATGGGAAGCTTAAAGACAATCCCGTGGTGAGGGAGGTTTACGAGGTTTACGGAGGATATGATGTGATTGTCAGGATTGAGGTTGAAGACATTAAGGAGCTGGATGACTTCCGCAACAGTGTTTTGAGAAAGATTGGGAAAGAAGTGGAAATGACTGAAACCGTTATTGTGAGGGGTGGCGTGAATGGTTAG